A window of the Phragmites australis chromosome 20, lpPhrAust1.1, whole genome shotgun sequence genome harbors these coding sequences:
- the LOC133901488 gene encoding uncharacterized protein LOC133901488 codes for MPPHPPPCSSNPAPSMDANDKDLVSSSLVLAPDDDNIDWDLLMVEAEEEDEKEKAIAYDEEVEMGGDSDTNDGEEEELMGGDSDIDDEEGEVMGGDSDMTDEEEEDEEMGSDSDVTDKDRRRRRTRMRRCVTLT; via the exons ATGCCGCCGCACCCCCCGCCGTGCTCCTCTAATCCAGCGCCGTCTATGGACGCCAACGACAAGGACCTGGTGTCATCATCCTTGGTGCTAGCCCCCGATGATGACAACATCGATTGGGACCTATTAAtggtggaggcagaggaggaggatgagaaggagAAAGCGATTGCCTATGACGAG GAGGTGGAGATGGGTGGCGACTCCGACACCaacgacggcgaggaggaagagttGATGGGCGGCGACTCCGACATCGACGACGAGGAGGGGGAGGTGATGGGCGGTGATTCCGACATGactgacgaggaggaggaggatgaggagatgggcAGTGACTCCGATGTGACTGACAaggacaggaggaggaggaggacgaggatgaggagatgtGTGACTCTGACATGA